A DNA window from Arachis duranensis cultivar V14167 chromosome 3, aradu.V14167.gnm2.J7QH, whole genome shotgun sequence contains the following coding sequences:
- the LOC107480206 gene encoding ultraviolet-B receptor UVR8, producing MMNEATDPPRRVLLISAGASHSVALLSGNVVCSWGRGEDGQLGHGDTDDRLLPTKVSALEGQDIVSITCGADHTVAHSVSGKGVYSWGWGDFGRLGHGDHSDLLIPHPITALHGLKVKQIACGDSHCLALTTKGEVLSWGRNQNGQLGLGTANDSLVPQKVQEFQGVAIKMVAAGAEHSAAITEDGVLYGWGWGRYGNLGLGDRNDRSIPERVTVDGEKMIMVACGWRHTICVSCSGAVYTTGWSKYGQLGHGDFEDCLVPCRIQALNKMFISQVSGGWRHTMALTSNGLLFGWGWNKFGQVGVGHNFDCCCPMQVKFPQEQKVSEVACGWRHTIAVTQSGNLYSWGRGANGQLGHGETIDRNCPMIIEALSFDGSFGQNMESSSNEYPSSGKGPFPLSEKYAVVPDENGRKKAINSGMEERVEVEVEANVPQYTHLST from the exons atgatGAATGAAGCCACTGATCCACCTCGTCGTGTTCTTCTCATATCTGCCGGTGCCAGCCACTCTGTTGCACTTCTTA GTGGAAATGTTGTATGCTCATGGGGGCGGGGAGAGGATGGACAGTTAGGTCATGGTGACACAGATGATCGTCTCTTAccgacaaaagtgagtgccttggAGGGTCAAGACATAGTATCCATTACCTGTGGAGCTGATCACACTGTAGCACATTCTGTTTCAGGAAAGGGTGTATATAGCTGGGGATG GGGTGACTTTGGAAGGTTGGGTCATGGCGATCACAGCGACTTGCTGATTCCTCATCCAATTACAGCATTACATGGTCTCAAGGTAAAGCAAATTGCCTGTGGGGACAGTCATTGTTTAGCACTCACCACCAAAGGTGAGGTCCTCAG TTGGGGACGTAATCAAAATGGTCAACTTGGACTTGGGACAGCAAATGACTCTCTTGTGCCACAAAAAGTCCAAGAATTTCAG GGAGTAGCTATCAAAATGGTTGCTGCTGGAGCTGAACACAGTGCAGCAATTACTGAAGATGGGGTTTTGTATGGATGGGGTTGGGGCAGATATGGAAACTTAGGACTGGGAGACCGCAATGACCGCTCAATACCTGAGAGAGTCACTGTTGAT GGTGAGAAGATGATAATGGTTGCTTGTGGTTGGAGGCACACAATATGTGTGTCATGTAGTGGTGCAGTGTACACTACTGGATGGAGCAAATATGGGCAGCTAGGACATGGAGATTTTGAGGACTGTCTTGTGCCTTGCAGGATTCAAGCCTTGAACAAAATGTTCATTTCTCAAGTATCTGGTGGTTGGAGGCATACTATGGCACTCACCTCTAATGGGTTGCTTTTTGGTTGGGGTTGGAACAAG TTTGGACAGGTTGGAGTTGGTCACAACTTTGATTGTTGCTGTCCAATGCAAGTGAAGTTTCCCCAGGAGCAGAAAGTAAGTGAGGTTGCATGTGGTTGGAGGCACACAATCGCTGTTACTCAATCTGGAAATTTATATTCTTGGGGAAGAGGTGCAAATGGACAGCTTGGCCATGGGGAAACCATTGACCG GAATTGCCCCATGATAATTGAGGCCTTGAGCTTTGACGGATCTTTTGGACAAAACATGGAATCCTCCTCAAACGAGTATCCATCATCAGGGAAAGGACCCTTTCCGCTATCAGAGAAATATGCAGTTGTTCCAGATGAAAAT GGGAGGAAAAAGGCTATTAATTCAGGCATGGAAGAGAGGGTTGAAGTTGAAGTTGAAGCTAACGTCCCTCAATATACTCATCTCAGTACCTAA